The following proteins are co-located in the Echinicola sp. 20G genome:
- the secDF gene encoding protein translocase subunit SecDF, with amino-acid sequence MQNKGIIVFLTVVVTALCLYYLSFTYVSSNVQKDAVAYATDGSGNLDYAKKQSYLDSIWREPVYNFLGLEYTFKEVKETELGLGLDLQGGMHVTLAVSPVEIVKGLAGNSQNEAFNAAVEEAEEQSKTSNEKFVDLFYTSWKDKSGDKQLNTIYATAANRGRISLESSDSEILEIIDNEIENAIERSFNILRTRIDRFGTSQPNIQRIQGTGRIQIELPGVDNQERVRNLLQGVAKLQFWRVAEINEYQGVLQSINSALVAEARAKKGTVETTTEEGEVVEADSTLTDLERQLADGGEGADSLSSEVSPLFSLLKANYGLVYEVKDTIAINRILKRDDIKSLIPRDLTFMWSVKPREADDLELLELHAIETPRGTDQAPLEGDVITDAKQVLDQSSNPAVSMSMNADGARKWRKMTSENIGRRIAVVLDNYVYTAPNIIGEIPNGQSEITGNFTMEEAKDLANILKSGTLPAPTKIVEEAIIGPTLGKEAQAQGVNSMVAGLAIVVLFMIAYYAKGGFVATAALIFNIFFILGILAQLGTALTLPGIAGIVLTIGMSIDANVLIFERIKEELAAGAGLLQAINSGYNKAFSAILDSNVTTFLTGAILYALGQGPVKGFAIVLMIGIASSFFSAVFITRVIVYWLSKKGEQSKISFATPFSKNLFSNLNIDFLGKRKVAYLISSGIIIVGLAFAAINGLKFGVDFTGGRSYIVEFNQPVVPSDLKTGLDKAFDGSVEAKTYGSNNVIKVTTSYLINEDSDEANSEVETKVREGIAEVTGLAYVDDATQLSDSSFAITGSSKVGATVADDIKNSSMEAMFFALVAIFLYILLRFRKWQYSLASIIALIHDTLFVVAAFAIASAFGATFEIDQVFIAAVLTVIGYSINDTVIVFDRIRENVTNRGTSKLVKMFNDAINQTMARTLITSFTTLIVVIVLLIFGGEVLRGFSFALFIGVLIGTYSSIYIATPIVVDLMKKEIEQEKEEAKKLA; translated from the coding sequence ATGCAAAACAAAGGGATCATTGTGTTCTTGACAGTGGTGGTTACGGCTTTATGCTTGTATTATCTGTCATTTACCTACGTATCAAGTAATGTCCAAAAGGACGCAGTTGCCTATGCAACAGATGGAAGTGGCAATTTAGATTATGCCAAAAAACAATCATACCTCGACTCCATCTGGAGAGAGCCTGTTTATAACTTCCTTGGCCTAGAATATACATTCAAAGAAGTTAAGGAAACTGAACTAGGATTAGGTCTAGACCTTCAAGGTGGTATGCACGTGACATTGGCCGTTTCGCCAGTGGAGATTGTGAAAGGTTTGGCAGGAAACAGCCAAAATGAAGCATTCAATGCAGCTGTGGAAGAAGCTGAAGAGCAATCCAAAACTTCCAATGAAAAGTTTGTGGACTTGTTTTACACTTCTTGGAAAGACAAATCAGGTGACAAGCAGTTGAACACCATTTATGCTACTGCTGCCAATAGAGGAAGAATCTCTCTAGAGTCTTCTGATAGTGAAATTCTTGAGATCATCGATAATGAAATTGAAAATGCCATCGAGCGTTCTTTCAATATCCTAAGAACTCGTATTGACCGTTTTGGTACTTCCCAGCCTAATATCCAACGTATTCAAGGTACTGGTAGAATCCAGATTGAATTGCCAGGTGTGGATAACCAAGAGCGTGTAAGAAATTTATTGCAAGGAGTCGCTAAGCTACAATTCTGGAGAGTTGCTGAGATCAACGAATACCAAGGTGTATTGCAGAGTATCAACTCAGCCTTAGTAGCTGAAGCAAGAGCGAAAAAAGGAACTGTGGAAACTACAACCGAAGAAGGTGAAGTGGTGGAAGCTGATTCTACTTTGACTGACCTAGAGCGTCAATTGGCAGATGGTGGAGAGGGTGCTGACTCTCTTTCTTCTGAGGTGTCTCCTTTATTCTCTCTATTGAAAGCCAATTATGGTTTAGTATATGAAGTAAAAGATACGATTGCCATCAATAGAATTCTTAAGAGAGATGATATCAAATCTTTGATCCCAAGAGATCTGACCTTTATGTGGTCAGTGAAGCCTCGTGAAGCAGACGATCTTGAACTACTTGAACTTCATGCAATCGAAACACCAAGAGGAACAGATCAAGCTCCATTGGAAGGTGATGTGATCACCGATGCCAAGCAAGTGTTGGATCAGTCTTCTAACCCTGCTGTGAGCATGAGCATGAATGCTGATGGTGCCAGAAAATGGAGAAAAATGACTTCTGAGAATATCGGAAGAAGAATCGCCGTAGTATTGGACAACTATGTGTATACTGCTCCTAATATTATTGGTGAGATTCCAAATGGTCAATCAGAGATTACGGGTAACTTTACCATGGAAGAAGCCAAAGATTTGGCAAATATCTTGAAATCAGGTACACTTCCTGCTCCGACCAAAATTGTAGAAGAAGCCATTATCGGCCCAACTTTGGGTAAAGAGGCTCAGGCACAAGGTGTTAACTCTATGGTTGCTGGTTTGGCGATTGTAGTATTGTTTATGATCGCTTACTATGCCAAAGGTGGTTTTGTGGCTACTGCAGCATTGATCTTCAACATCTTCTTTATCTTGGGGATCTTGGCGCAATTGGGTACCGCACTTACTTTACCAGGTATTGCAGGTATCGTATTGACCATTGGTATGTCCATTGATGCAAACGTATTGATCTTTGAAAGGATCAAAGAAGAGTTGGCTGCCGGTGCTGGTTTGTTACAAGCTATCAACAGTGGTTATAACAAAGCATTCAGTGCCATCCTTGACTCCAACGTTACTACATTCCTAACTGGAGCCATTCTATATGCATTGGGTCAGGGACCTGTAAAAGGTTTTGCAATTGTATTGATGATTGGTATTGCTTCTTCATTCTTCTCAGCGGTATTTATCACAAGAGTAATTGTGTATTGGTTGAGCAAGAAAGGTGAACAAAGCAAAATTTCTTTTGCTACGCCATTCTCTAAGAACTTATTCAGCAACCTTAACATTGATTTCCTAGGCAAGAGAAAAGTAGCTTACTTGATCTCTTCAGGGATTATCATTGTAGGTTTGGCATTTGCTGCAATCAATGGCTTGAAATTCGGTGTTGACTTTACTGGAGGTCGCTCATACATTGTTGAATTCAACCAGCCTGTGGTTCCTTCTGACTTGAAAACTGGTTTGGATAAAGCCTTTGATGGTTCTGTAGAAGCCAAAACATACGGATCCAATAATGTCATTAAAGTAACAACTTCTTACTTGATCAACGAAGATTCCGATGAAGCCAATAGCGAAGTGGAAACTAAAGTTAGAGAAGGTATTGCAGAAGTAACTGGACTGGCTTATGTAGATGATGCCACTCAATTGAGTGACAGTTCATTTGCGATCACTGGTTCTTCTAAAGTAGGAGCTACCGTAGCTGATGATATCAAGAATTCATCTATGGAAGCGATGTTCTTTGCTTTGGTGGCGATTTTCCTTTACATCTTATTGAGGTTCCGTAAGTGGCAATATTCATTGGCATCTATCATTGCATTGATCCACGATACTTTGTTTGTAGTGGCGGCATTTGCGATTGCCAGTGCATTTGGCGCAACATTCGAAATCGACCAAGTATTTATAGCGGCGGTATTGACGGTGATAGGTTACTCTATTAACGATACCGTAATTGTATTTGACCGTATCAGGGAGAATGTGACCAATAGAGGGACTTCTAAATTGGTGAAAATGTTCAATGATGCTATCAACCAAACGATGGCCAGAACCTTGATTACTTCATTCACTACTTTGATTGTGGTGATTGTATTGCTAATCTTTGGTGGCGAGGTATTGAGAGGTTTCTCTTTTGCCTTGTTTATTGGTGTGTTGATTGGTACTTATTCATCCATTTATATCGCTACACCTATCGTAGTGGATTTGATGAAGAAAGAAATCGAACAAGAGAAAGAAGAGGCCAAAAAATTGGCTTGA
- a CDS encoding acyltransferase family protein translates to MSKKRILSLDVFRGITIFAMILVNNPGSWSAVYPPLLHAKWHGCTPTDLIFPFFLFIVGVAVELSLGGQLKKGAEKQQLVKKAFIRSLKLIGLGLLLTAFPYFDLANLRFPGVLQRIGVVYFISTLMYLYLSPRTTLATGAAILVLYWICMTVIPVPGIGEANLEAGTNLAAWIDQQILMGHMWSQTKTWDPEGLFSTLPAIVTCLLGIFCGKVLTGSSEHGARLKQWVTWGLALLIGGYLWSFVFPLNKALWTSSFVLYTAGWAFLGLALCYWILDVKGWQKWSLPFVIYGMNAITVFFLSGIIAKLFGLIKLNLNGEMVSLKFFLQEVLFNGWLEPKNASLGGALLMMVILFIPAYLMWKKNIIIKV, encoded by the coding sequence ATGTCTAAAAAGAGAATACTTTCGTTGGATGTGTTTCGCGGCATTACCATCTTTGCGATGATTTTGGTCAACAACCCAGGTTCTTGGTCTGCGGTTTACCCGCCTTTATTACATGCCAAATGGCACGGATGCACACCCACTGATTTGATATTCCCATTTTTCCTTTTTATCGTTGGTGTGGCTGTTGAGCTTTCACTAGGGGGGCAATTAAAGAAAGGTGCAGAGAAGCAACAGCTTGTGAAAAAGGCCTTCATCAGGTCGCTGAAATTGATTGGACTTGGACTTCTACTCACTGCATTTCCCTACTTTGATTTGGCCAACTTGCGCTTTCCCGGTGTTTTACAGCGCATAGGGGTGGTTTATTTCATCAGTACTTTGATGTATCTCTACCTATCTCCCAGAACTACTCTGGCAACAGGCGCGGCTATATTGGTTTTATATTGGATCTGTATGACGGTGATTCCAGTACCGGGAATTGGAGAGGCAAACTTGGAAGCGGGAACGAATTTGGCAGCTTGGATCGATCAGCAAATTCTAATGGGACACATGTGGTCTCAAACCAAAACCTGGGATCCTGAGGGACTCTTTTCCACTTTGCCTGCCATTGTAACCTGTTTGTTGGGAATCTTCTGTGGAAAAGTACTTACGGGGAGCTCTGAACATGGTGCAAGACTAAAACAGTGGGTAACCTGGGGCCTAGCATTGTTAATAGGTGGTTACCTTTGGTCATTTGTTTTTCCACTGAATAAGGCCCTTTGGACAAGCTCTTTTGTGCTCTACACTGCCGGATGGGCATTTTTAGGTTTGGCATTATGTTACTGGATTTTGGATGTAAAAGGTTGGCAAAAATGGTCACTGCCATTTGTGATCTATGGGATGAATGCCATTACCGTATTCTTTCTTTCAGGTATCATAGCAAAGTTATTTGGATTGATCAAGCTCAACTTGAATGGAGAAATGGTCAGTCTGAAATTCTTTTTGCAGGAAGTACTTTTTAATGGCTGGCTAGAACCTAAAAATGCTTCTTTGGGTGGAGCTTTACTGATGATGGTCATCCTGTTTATTCCTGCCTATTTGATGTGGAAAAAGAATATTATTATCAAGGTTTAA
- a CDS encoding M20/M25/M40 family metallo-hydrolase, producing MRTPKILILILFIASSSLLSAQEIDRAQLMQDFKYLASDELKGRAVLSEGSKKAQQLIKERFKALGLTSQYEDYTQLFDFGKDKKVENAANIVGFIPGVESEKIIVVTAHYDHLGERDGKIYNGADDNASGTAALLAMAAYFSQNHPQHSMIFAALDAEERGLQGAKALVRDFPFPLEQVTLNINMDMVSRSDKNEIYVSGTHHYPQLKSHLEAAAKKSKVKLMFGHDLPGSGHDDWTSASDHAAFHAEKIPFVYFGVEDHADYHKDSDTFEKVDQDFYYNVVKLILDAAIELDQNIN from the coding sequence ATGAGAACGCCAAAAATCCTCATTTTAATACTTTTCATTGCTTCTTCAAGCTTACTGTCTGCTCAGGAAATAGACAGGGCACAACTGATGCAGGATTTCAAATACCTTGCTTCGGATGAATTAAAGGGGAGAGCTGTGCTCAGTGAAGGCAGTAAGAAAGCGCAGCAACTGATCAAAGAACGCTTCAAGGCACTAGGGTTGACCAGTCAATATGAGGACTATACCCAGCTGTTTGATTTCGGAAAAGATAAAAAGGTGGAAAATGCGGCCAATATAGTTGGTTTTATCCCAGGTGTGGAAAGTGAAAAAATTATAGTGGTTACTGCGCATTACGACCATTTGGGAGAGCGTGATGGGAAAATTTACAATGGTGCTGATGATAATGCTTCCGGCACTGCTGCCTTATTGGCAATGGCAGCCTATTTTTCTCAAAACCATCCTCAGCATTCTATGATATTTGCTGCATTGGATGCGGAAGAAAGGGGACTTCAAGGTGCCAAAGCTTTGGTTCGTGATTTTCCTTTTCCTTTGGAACAAGTGACTTTGAACATCAATATGGACATGGTCAGCAGAAGCGATAAGAACGAAATCTATGTTTCGGGGACACATCATTATCCCCAATTAAAATCTCACTTGGAAGCAGCTGCCAAGAAGTCAAAGGTGAAGCTGATGTTTGGCCATGACTTACCAGGCTCTGGACATGATGATTGGACAAGTGCTTCTGATCATGCAGCTTTTCATGCTGAAAAGATTCCTTTTGTTTACTTTGGCGTAGAAGACCATGCCGATTATCATAAGGATTCGGATACCTTCGAAAAGGTGGACCAAGATTTTTATTATAATGTGGTAAAGTTAATTCTGGATGCCGCGATCGAGTTGGATCAAAACATAAATTAA
- a CDS encoding NTPase, with translation MKYISALFFTLLLSFQTFGQSQLPDHFLNGKAIVLISCAPDARPIMEWKEIAETIHPALVETGGDPIAYYELEEVILSEEIQAAYAKNFEQRMVRNIVTITRKSSGDFFVNIMEFSGNGNLIKAGNHWSLNASAISVLNENLIAAGKGLRSKNLMALDVPAFLPPLVGGGESSSSPSGNQGPSLPASTRFIAKNPLNLDVFKLGIPLSGASGEAALLTQFRYDLLGKSSDQILAAQRAEKASLENILKEYYPYETVFLTEIRSADALIKDRIQFVLMRVEGREADLMESMSLNSTNIDDPNRIVVKYYIKFLVRNELYTGPVWDADPDGKTALINFLKNLNQEQ, from the coding sequence ATGAAATATATTTCGGCCTTATTTTTCACCCTGTTGCTGTCATTTCAAACATTCGGCCAAAGTCAATTACCAGATCACTTTTTAAATGGCAAAGCCATAGTGCTGATCTCTTGTGCCCCTGATGCCAGGCCCATCATGGAATGGAAAGAAATCGCTGAAACCATCCACCCGGCCTTAGTGGAAACAGGGGGGGACCCAATTGCCTATTATGAATTGGAGGAAGTGATTTTATCCGAGGAAATCCAAGCTGCCTATGCCAAAAACTTTGAGCAAAGAATGGTCAGAAATATTGTCACTATTACCCGCAAAAGTTCCGGGGATTTCTTTGTCAACATCATGGAATTTTCTGGAAATGGTAATTTGATCAAAGCCGGAAACCATTGGTCATTGAATGCTTCAGCGATAAGTGTACTCAATGAAAACCTTATAGCTGCTGGCAAAGGACTACGTTCAAAAAACCTGATGGCTCTCGATGTTCCAGCCTTCTTGCCTCCCTTGGTAGGAGGTGGTGAAAGCAGCAGCAGCCCATCAGGAAACCAAGGGCCAAGCCTACCTGCTTCAACAAGGTTCATTGCCAAAAACCCTCTCAACCTGGATGTCTTCAAATTAGGCATTCCTTTATCAGGAGCTTCTGGTGAAGCCGCTTTATTGACCCAGTTTCGCTATGACTTGTTAGGAAAATCTTCTGACCAGATCCTCGCCGCACAAAGGGCTGAAAAAGCAAGTTTGGAAAACATTTTGAAAGAATATTATCCTTATGAAACGGTTTTTCTAACAGAAATCCGATCCGCTGATGCCCTAATCAAAGACCGGATCCAATTTGTATTGATGCGAGTGGAAGGCAGGGAAGCTGACTTGATGGAAAGTATGAGCTTGAATTCCACAAACATTGACGATCCAAATAGGATTGTTGTTAAATATTATATCAAATTTTTGGTCAGAAATGAATTATACACGGGCCCCGTTTGGGATGCTGACCCTGATGGAAAAACAGCTTTGATCAATTTCTTAAAAAATCTCAACCAGGAACAATAA
- a CDS encoding DinB family protein, with translation MTKIFKTLVLVFILSTSSFYALQAQTTQEEFLAKWNTMKGYTVEILEAIPEDKLGFKPVEEVNSFDEMVMHLAGGNVMMAKNFLGGADPTMDMESVSMTKADLKKALEYSFDYVAETCKGLSDDELAEQIEVFGGAMITRRQAENLIDSHGIHHRGNLVVYLRLNGIKPPQFRAW, from the coding sequence ATGACCAAGATTTTCAAAACCCTAGTTTTAGTGTTTATACTAAGCACATCCTCATTTTATGCCCTACAAGCACAAACCACCCAAGAAGAGTTTTTGGCCAAATGGAATACCATGAAAGGCTATACAGTTGAGATATTGGAAGCCATTCCCGAAGACAAGCTTGGTTTCAAGCCTGTTGAAGAAGTGAACAGTTTTGACGAAATGGTCATGCACTTAGCTGGTGGAAACGTGATGATGGCCAAGAATTTTCTTGGCGGCGCTGACCCGACCATGGATATGGAAAGTGTCAGTATGACCAAAGCAGATCTAAAAAAAGCTTTGGAGTATTCTTTTGATTATGTTGCGGAAACCTGTAAGGGACTTTCTGATGATGAATTGGCAGAGCAGATAGAAGTATTTGGAGGGGCAATGATTACTCGCCGTCAAGCTGAAAACCTAATAGATAGCCATGGGATCCATCACAGGGGCAATTTAGTGGTTTACCTAAGGCTAAATGGTATTAAACCTCCGCAGTTCCGAGCTTGGTAA
- the gldD gene encoding gliding motility lipoprotein GldD: MKFRNICWIILFVLVSCDKTYLPKPKGFNRIDLPQKEFVKLNDNYPYQFDLPEISEVEMDSFNLEEKNWINISYPTLGAKVHLTYKAINNNQNNLKSYLDDAFNLTAKHQVKAYSIEEGVIRTPKGYTGVVAELSGEVPTQFQFFVTDSTNNFLRGALYFNTAVKNDSLAPVIEYIKSDMMHLINTLEFKTKD, encoded by the coding sequence ATGAAATTCAGGAATATTTGTTGGATTATATTGTTCGTGTTAGTGAGTTGCGACAAAACCTACTTACCCAAACCAAAGGGTTTTAACCGCATTGATTTACCTCAAAAAGAATTTGTAAAATTAAATGACAACTACCCTTATCAATTTGACCTTCCTGAAATAAGTGAAGTTGAGATGGATTCCTTTAATCTCGAAGAAAAAAATTGGATCAACATCAGCTATCCAACTTTAGGCGCAAAAGTTCACCTCACTTACAAGGCCATCAACAACAACCAAAACAATTTGAAAAGCTATTTGGATGATGCCTTTAACTTAACCGCTAAACATCAAGTAAAAGCCTACAGCATAGAAGAAGGTGTGATCAGAACACCAAAAGGTTATACAGGGGTCGTTGCCGAGTTAAGCGGTGAAGTGCCCACCCAATTTCAGTTTTTTGTGACCGATTCAACCAACAACTTTCTAAGAGGAGCCTTATATTTTAATACAGCCGTGAAAAATGATTCCTTGGCACCTGTCATTGAATACATCAAAAGCGACATGATGCATTTGATCAACACCCTTGAATTCAAAACTAAGGACTGA
- a CDS encoding glycoside hydrolase family 10 protein: MKFSLQSISYFAFLILFAACAGSKKIHQPNDTPVVQETPAPKPSGENPVTTPSDQPETLPLFTAPSREMRGVWIATVANIDWPSSGNDSFEKQKMDFLQILDFYHQRNFNAVFVQVRAAGDAFYPSELAPWSKFLTGKEGQSPKTSMDPLKWMIQAAHERGMEFHAWLNPYRATFNLDTKELSPKHDYFRHPDWMITYGTKRYYNPGLPAVQNHIANIVKEIVQKYDVDGIHFDDYFYPYKIKGLEFADQNAYRQHGRGSSLADWRRQNVDQLIRKTSEIIDSEKPWVAFGVSPFGVWRNNSQDPRGSATKAGQTNYDDLYADPLVWIKNGWVDYIAPQVYWSMDHDAASYRTLLKWWSDKAQDIPIYIGNGSYKVRNDGDEAWTSTFELPNQVAYARTIPGVEGNVFFRARSLMGNNRDVANLLLQNVYATPALAPSQKILSDVMSNIEPEISSKHLSARGLQLQISNAYLSKEVVLYGYNNAGRWELVENLRTSGSFDGETFVFNHPAIQNYPFLAIGFLGNYGELSQLKIWKP, from the coding sequence ATGAAATTCTCACTTCAAAGCATAAGCTATTTTGCTTTTCTGATATTATTCGCTGCCTGTGCGGGGTCAAAAAAAATTCATCAGCCGAATGACACCCCAGTTGTCCAAGAGACTCCAGCTCCAAAACCCTCAGGAGAAAACCCTGTTACTACCCCTTCGGATCAACCGGAGACCTTACCACTATTTACTGCGCCTTCTAGGGAAATGAGAGGTGTCTGGATTGCTACTGTGGCTAATATTGACTGGCCTAGCTCTGGAAATGACAGTTTTGAAAAACAAAAAATGGATTTCCTTCAAATCTTGGATTTCTATCACCAGCGCAATTTCAATGCTGTATTTGTTCAAGTAAGGGCAGCAGGTGACGCTTTTTACCCTTCTGAACTGGCCCCGTGGTCCAAATTTTTAACTGGAAAAGAAGGACAATCCCCGAAAACCTCCATGGATCCACTCAAATGGATGATCCAAGCTGCCCACGAAAGGGGCATGGAATTTCATGCTTGGCTGAATCCCTATCGTGCCACCTTCAATCTCGACACCAAAGAGTTGAGCCCAAAACATGATTACTTCCGTCATCCTGACTGGATGATTACCTATGGCACCAAGCGATATTATAATCCCGGGCTTCCGGCAGTCCAAAACCATATCGCAAACATTGTCAAAGAAATCGTTCAAAAGTATGATGTGGATGGCATCCACTTTGACGATTACTTCTATCCCTACAAGATCAAAGGACTAGAATTTGCAGATCAAAATGCCTATCGCCAACATGGAAGAGGAAGTTCTTTGGCCGACTGGCGCCGCCAAAATGTGGACCAACTGATCCGAAAAACAAGTGAAATAATTGATTCAGAAAAGCCTTGGGTAGCTTTTGGAGTAAGTCCATTTGGGGTTTGGAGAAACAACTCGCAGGATCCAAGAGGCTCTGCCACCAAAGCAGGACAAACCAACTACGATGACCTCTATGCCGATCCATTGGTATGGATAAAAAATGGCTGGGTGGATTACATCGCACCTCAAGTATACTGGAGCATGGACCATGACGCTGCTTCTTACAGAACGCTGCTGAAGTGGTGGTCCGATAAGGCTCAAGATATCCCTATCTATATCGGAAACGGATCCTATAAAGTACGGAATGATGGAGACGAAGCGTGGACAAGTACTTTTGAACTACCCAATCAAGTGGCCTATGCACGCACAATCCCAGGAGTAGAAGGGAATGTTTTCTTCCGTGCCCGCTCCTTGATGGGAAACAACCGGGATGTGGCTAATCTGCTCCTTCAAAATGTATATGCCACTCCAGCTCTGGCACCTTCCCAAAAGATTCTTTCTGATGTCATGTCCAATATTGAGCCTGAGATCAGCAGCAAACACCTTTCCGCCAGGGGACTTCAGTTGCAAATCTCCAATGCCTATCTCTCTAAAGAAGTAGTCCTCTACGGCTATAATAATGCAGGCAGATGGGAATTGGTAGAAAACTTACGGACAAGTGGCTCTTTTGATGGAGAGACTTTTGTCTTTAACCACCCGGCCATCCAAAACTATCCTTTTCTTGCAATTGGATTCTTGGGAAATTATGGTGAGCTTTCCCAGCTTAAAATTTGGAAACCTTGA
- a CDS encoding sulfatase, with translation MMKQTFGIFLALLIFISPVWAQSSKTNFIIIIADDVSWDDLGCYGNAQAKTPNIDKMAADGLRFENVYLTASSCSPSRNSILTGRYPHNTGAAELHTEPPLNMKSLPEFLKAQGYYTAQAGKFHMGEYAMRGFDEVHTKDGGPGGEDKWVELLAERPKEKPFFMWFASHDAHRPWGPNDFSGTHLAEELTPPFYLADEMATKTDLAKYYDEIARLDSFLGKVMDQLKKQGSLDNTLIFFMADNGRPFPHSKTRVNDRGMKTPFVAHWPSGLGKKGTTCSQLISSIDIAPTVLQLAGVDIDKQFQGKSFHQQLVDPNLPFRNYAFAEHNWHDYEAHERMVRSERWLYILNSRPNIPQSGPLDAVTSPSYQDLEALRQAGDLSAIQADIFVTPRPSEELYDIVNDPFQLYNLAADPSHQKDLVEIRQVLLQWQEETGDTTPQDLTKSWYEIAESRINTPQSGIRGEMPGAAKNATEINRKGPF, from the coding sequence ATGATGAAGCAAACCTTTGGAATATTTCTGGCCCTGTTGATTTTTATTTCACCGGTTTGGGCCCAAAGTTCAAAAACAAATTTTATTATCATCATTGCTGATGATGTGAGCTGGGATGACTTGGGCTGCTATGGTAATGCTCAGGCCAAAACACCGAATATTGACAAAATGGCTGCTGATGGCTTGCGCTTTGAAAATGTGTATTTGACGGCCAGCTCTTGCAGTCCTAGCAGAAATTCAATTTTAACAGGCCGTTATCCACATAATACTGGTGCGGCAGAGCTCCATACCGAGCCTCCTTTGAATATGAAGTCTCTTCCCGAATTTCTGAAGGCCCAAGGCTATTATACAGCCCAGGCAGGAAAATTTCACATGGGTGAATATGCAATGAGAGGGTTTGACGAGGTTCATACCAAAGATGGAGGTCCTGGTGGAGAGGATAAATGGGTGGAGCTTCTTGCCGAAAGACCAAAGGAAAAGCCCTTTTTTATGTGGTTTGCTTCTCATGACGCGCACCGCCCTTGGGGACCAAATGATTTCTCTGGAACACATCTAGCTGAGGAACTCACTCCTCCCTTTTACTTGGCCGATGAAATGGCTACCAAAACAGATTTGGCGAAATATTATGACGAAATAGCCCGCTTGGACAGTTTCTTGGGAAAAGTTATGGATCAATTGAAGAAACAGGGATCACTAGATAATACACTCATTTTCTTTATGGCAGACAATGGTCGCCCATTTCCGCATAGCAAGACCAGGGTAAATGATAGGGGTATGAAAACACCCTTTGTGGCGCATTGGCCAAGTGGTTTAGGGAAAAAAGGAACCACTTGTTCACAACTGATCAGTTCCATAGACATTGCCCCAACAGTTCTTCAATTGGCTGGTGTGGATATTGATAAGCAGTTTCAAGGAAAATCCTTCCATCAACAATTGGTCGATCCCAATCTACCCTTTAGGAACTATGCTTTTGCAGAGCACAATTGGCATGATTATGAGGCACATGAGCGGATGGTTCGGTCTGAAAGATGGTTGTATATTCTGAACTCCAGACCCAACATTCCCCAGTCAGGTCCATTGGATGCAGTGACTAGCCCTTCTTATCAGGACTTAGAAGCCCTTCGTCAAGCAGGTGATTTATCTGCAATTCAAGCGGATATTTTTGTGACACCAAGACCTTCTGAAGAGCTCTATGATATCGTAAATGACCCTTTCCAACTTTATAATTTGGCAGCAGATCCTAGCCACCAAAAGGATTTGGTAGAAATAAGACAAGTCTTGCTTCAGTGGCAAGAGGAAACAGGAGATACTACTCCCCAAGATCTCACCAAAAGTTGGTATGAAATCGCTGAGTCTAGAATAAATACACCGCAATCTGGAATCCGAGGAGAAATGCCCGGGGCAGCCAAAAATGCTACTGAAATTAATCGGAAAGGTCCTTTTTAA